DNA from Prosthecobacter debontii:
ATAGAGCAAGCGACCGTCTTTGAGCTGGAAGGGGCCGTGCGGGCTATTGACCACCGTCGGGATCGGAGCTGACCAAGTGACGCCGCCATCGGTAGAACGCAGCACCCATTCACCCAGGGCCGCCTTGCGCTGCTGGGGTGTGAGGAAATCTTGTGTGGCCTTCCACATCGCATACTCTTCGGCAGGCATCTTTTGGATGGTCCAACCTTTGGAGGTGAGCGCTTCAAACTTGCTCTGCTTTTCCAGATAGGACTCATAAGCCAACGAGGTAAAAGTGGTGGCGAGCAGGGTGCCTTTAGCGGTCTCCAGCACTCCGGAATCCCGGTCATCCATGGGACTGTCATGCAGCACGCGGGCACGTGTCCAGGTGGCCCCATCATCTCGCGAGCACATGGAGACGACCTGACCGAAGGGGCACACGTGCTCCTCACGCCCCCCGGACCACACGACCCAGAGTTCGCCATTGGCCCGACGCGCCACGGTCGGCCAACCATGATAAAACTCCGGCTGACGGGAGATGACCTTGGTCTCCAGCACCTGGATCGTGGGTGCCGCCGCCTGCGCTATCCAAGGCGCCGACACCACAGCGCCCGCTTGAAGCGATTGGGAGAGAAAACGACGACGGCTGAAAGAGGTGGTGGGACTCATCATGGTTGTGGTGGGTTGGGTTGGTGCCAAGACTACGGAGCCGCAGGGAGGGGTTTTGCGGTCAGCCGCAGAGTTCGAGATTGTCGGCACAGTTTCGTCGTGTTGAGTGGCCGCCATCATGCCCTTCCGCACCATTGAGGTCTCTCTACCCAAGTTTGCCCCCCCAGGCGTTTCCTTCGTCACGGTGAAATCCGCCGCCCTGAAGCGCCGAGCAGACCTCACACTGTATGTGCCGCCCACCGCACCCGATCATGGCCCCCTCCCGCTGGTGACCCTCTTGCACGGCGTGTTTGGCAGTCACTGGGCCTGGATGTTCAAGGGCGGGGCTCATGAGGTGCTAAACCGATTGATCACGGAGGAAAACCTGCCCCCAATGATGCTGGCCATGCCCTCCGATGGTCTGTGGGGGGATGGCAGTGCCTATGCCCGCCATGCGGAAGCCGATTATCACCACTGGATCGTGCAGGAGGTGCCCGCCGCAGCCACCCTGGTGGACCCACGCATTGCCCGAGGACCGCGCTTTCTCGCTGGCCTCTCCATGGGCGGCTATGGAGCGCTACGGCTAGGGGCTCTGCATGCAGACAAGTTCAACGCCATCAGTGCCCACAGCCCGTGCACGGATGTCGCGCAGATGATGCATTTCGTGGAGGAGCCGTTGGAACAATTTCATCTGACGGAAGACGAACCGATGTCCGCCTTCGAATGCCTGCGAAAAAACGCCCATTGTTTACCTCCGGTGCGCTTCGATTGCGGAAATGAAGACGTGCTGCTGGAGCACAGCCGTCTGCTTCATCATCAGCTGCAGCATGCGGGCATCCCGCACGTGTATCAGGAGTTTCCGGGTGGGCACACCTGGGACTACTGGCACGAACATCTCGCCGACACGCTGCGCTTCTTTGCCAAGACCCTGTGGTAAACAAGCCTCAGAACTGGCCCGTGGCCAACAGAACCAGAGTACACGCCTCTTCTGGGTGAATCCCCGCTGCGGCAAGCTGGCTCTCCAGCTCAGGGTTTTCGGAGCCGGGATTAAAAATCACCCGCTGAGGTTTCAACGCGATGAATTTC
Protein-coding regions in this window:
- a CDS encoding sialidase family protein; the encoded protein is MMSPTTSFSRRRFLSQSLQAGAVVSAPWIAQAAAPTIQVLETKVISRQPEFYHGWPTVARRANGELWVVWSGGREEHVCPFGQVVSMCSRDDGATWTRARVLHDSPMDDRDSGVLETAKGTLLATTFTSLAYESYLEKQSKFEALTSKGWTIQKMPAEEYAMWKATQDFLTPQQRKAALGEWVLRSTDGGVTWSAPIPTVVNSPHGPFQLKDGRLLYAGKQLWTEEKKIGVAESKDDGQTWQWLGEIPTRQGDKVPAGYHELHGVEAADGTIIVQIRNHNDANKGETLQTESKDGGKTWSEPHSTGVYGLPSHLLKLRDGRLLMTYGHRRKPFGNQARLSTDDGQTWGEAMIISGDGIGGDLGYPSTVELADGTLLSVWYETMKEPKKAVLRMAKWKLG
- a CDS encoding alpha/beta hydrolase, with product MPFRTIEVSLPKFAPPGVSFVTVKSAALKRRADLTLYVPPTAPDHGPLPLVTLLHGVFGSHWAWMFKGGAHEVLNRLITEENLPPMMLAMPSDGLWGDGSAYARHAEADYHHWIVQEVPAAATLVDPRIARGPRFLAGLSMGGYGALRLGALHADKFNAISAHSPCTDVAQMMHFVEEPLEQFHLTEDEPMSAFECLRKNAHCLPPVRFDCGNEDVLLEHSRLLHHQLQHAGIPHVYQEFPGGHTWDYWHEHLADTLRFFAKTLW